A genomic stretch from Gemmatimonadaceae bacterium includes:
- a CDS encoding penicillin acylase family protein produces the protein MRTGIAVALLAALLFVGFRSTGSVPPLGRLLDPANGAWAGAAATTFPARQSASVPGLAGPVQVLFDDRGVPHIFAASEVDAYRALGYVVARDRLFQMEAQTRATAGRLTEWAGPKALEIDRESRALGLAWGAEKKFASYDRSSPGYQALEAYAAGVNTWIAQMRSRDLPIEYRLLNARPIKWEPIHSMYFLARMSLTLAMNDATMRRLRAQALVGKTAADALFPVNSAIQEPVQPNGTRAPRFDFAVLPSPGAPDRAAASAVQVREQLLVALGLGKHTETQDAIGSNNWAVSPSRASAGNALLAGDPHLDLTLPSVWYEMHIVVPGKLDVAGVGFPGVPGVVIGFNRNVAWTFTNTGSDVNDFYMETVDDTTHPSRYEVDGQWRPLEKRIERYLDAKGAALATDTLYFTHRGPMRKQMGEWLSMRWTAYEPSHELDNFLSLGYAGTVSEWLYFMRDYVVPTQNGMVADRAGNIAVRSSGTYPIRPGDGRGDVMRDGSKSASDWTGSLPLDKYPFAMNPPQGFLASANQQPVDPRHNLSYMGSDWYSPWRAMQINALLRADSAVTPDDMRRFQTNPGSARADAFVPRFLAAAAREDSAGRADADLREAARLLGEWNRLYVRESRRAILFEGAMRQLAARTWDELTEPDMKERGSTGDSFGFPEAQMLLELMQDPANAWWDDRRTPAREGRDAILAASLQAAYTKIRDEKGAPDSDGWLWSNTRQANIHHLLRIPAFSALKIPVQGGPGTLSPSGGAGTQGASWRMVVELGPEVRAWAVYPGGQSGSPASPRYTDRLSRWALGQLDPVLFPRTPAELDRKRVISTLTLTPR, from the coding sequence ATGCGGACCGGTATCGCCGTCGCATTGCTCGCTGCGCTGCTGTTCGTGGGATTCCGGTCCACCGGGTCGGTGCCCCCGCTCGGTCGGCTGCTGGATCCGGCGAACGGAGCGTGGGCTGGCGCGGCGGCAACGACCTTCCCCGCGAGACAGAGCGCATCCGTACCCGGACTCGCCGGACCGGTGCAGGTGTTATTCGATGATCGTGGCGTACCCCACATTTTCGCCGCGAGCGAGGTTGACGCGTACCGCGCTCTCGGATACGTGGTTGCGCGCGATCGCCTTTTCCAGATGGAGGCGCAGACGCGTGCCACCGCCGGCAGGCTTACCGAGTGGGCTGGCCCGAAGGCGCTCGAGATTGACAGGGAGAGCCGCGCCCTTGGACTGGCGTGGGGAGCCGAGAAGAAATTCGCGAGTTATGACCGCTCGTCGCCCGGCTACCAGGCGCTCGAGGCTTATGCGGCCGGCGTGAACACGTGGATCGCGCAGATGCGGTCGCGCGATCTGCCGATTGAGTACCGGCTTCTCAATGCCCGGCCGATCAAGTGGGAGCCAATCCATTCGATGTACTTTCTGGCCCGCATGTCGCTCACGCTGGCGATGAATGACGCGACGATGCGCAGGCTCCGCGCCCAGGCGCTCGTCGGGAAGACAGCCGCGGACGCGCTGTTTCCAGTGAACAGCGCTATCCAGGAGCCCGTTCAACCGAACGGGACGCGCGCACCGCGATTCGATTTCGCTGTGCTCCCGTCGCCTGGCGCTCCAGATCGAGCGGCGGCGTCTGCGGTGCAGGTGCGCGAGCAACTTCTCGTGGCACTCGGATTGGGAAAGCACACCGAAACTCAGGACGCGATTGGCAGCAACAACTGGGCGGTATCGCCTTCGCGCGCGTCCGCGGGGAATGCTTTGCTGGCAGGAGATCCACATCTCGATCTCACGCTGCCGTCGGTCTGGTATGAGATGCACATCGTGGTGCCCGGCAAGCTCGACGTTGCGGGCGTCGGATTTCCGGGAGTTCCCGGAGTCGTGATCGGATTCAACAGGAACGTTGCCTGGACCTTCACCAATACGGGATCCGATGTAAACGACTTCTACATGGAAACGGTGGACGACACAACGCATCCGTCGCGCTACGAGGTGGACGGGCAATGGCGGCCGCTGGAGAAGAGAATCGAGCGATACCTCGACGCGAAAGGCGCTGCTCTCGCCACCGACACGCTCTACTTCACGCACCGCGGGCCGATGCGAAAGCAGATGGGGGAGTGGCTGTCAATGCGATGGACTGCATACGAGCCGTCGCATGAGCTCGACAACTTCCTTTCGCTCGGTTACGCCGGCACGGTGAGCGAATGGCTCTATTTCATGCGCGACTACGTGGTGCCCACGCAGAACGGCATGGTGGCGGATCGCGCCGGCAACATCGCGGTCCGGTCGTCGGGGACTTATCCCATTCGGCCTGGCGACGGGCGCGGCGACGTTATGCGCGACGGCTCGAAATCAGCAAGTGACTGGACCGGCTCGCTGCCGCTCGACAAGTATCCGTTCGCCATGAATCCGCCGCAGGGCTTTCTCGCTTCCGCGAACCAGCAGCCTGTGGATCCGCGACACAATCTCAGCTACATGGGATCGGATTGGTATTCGCCATGGCGGGCGATGCAGATCAATGCTCTGCTGCGCGCAGACAGCGCTGTCACACCCGATGACATGCGCCGGTTCCAGACCAATCCTGGCAGCGCGCGCGCCGACGCTTTCGTTCCGCGCTTTCTCGCTGCCGCCGCGCGCGAAGACTCGGCCGGCAGAGCCGATGCCGATCTTCGCGAGGCCGCGCGGCTGCTCGGCGAGTGGAACCGGCTCTACGTCCGCGAGAGCCGCCGCGCCATTCTCTTCGAGGGGGCGATGCGGCAGCTTGCCGCACGCACGTGGGACGAGCTGACAGAGCCCGACATGAAGGAGAGGGGCAGCACTGGTGACAGCTTCGGCTTTCCGGAAGCGCAGATGCTGCTCGAGCTGATGCAGGACCCGGCCAATGCGTGGTGGGATGACCGGCGCACGCCGGCGCGGGAAGGTCGCGATGCGATTCTTGCGGCCAGCCTCCAAGCTGCGTACACAAAGATCAGGGATGAAAAGGGAGCGCCCGACTCGGATGGATGGCTCTGGTCGAACACGAGGCAGGCGAACATTCATCATCTGCTTCGTATTCCCGCATTTTCGGCGCTGAAAATTCCGGTGCAGGGTGGTCCAGGCACGTTGAGCCCCTCGGGAGGCGCGGGCACACAGGGCGCAAGCTGGAGAATGGTCGTCGAGCTCGGTCCCGAAGTCCGCGCGTGGGCCGTCTATCCAGGCGGGCAGTCCGGATCTCCCGCCAGCCCTCGCTACACCGATCGCCTGTCGCGGTGGGCACTCGGCCAGCTCGATCCGGTTCTCTTCCCGAGGACTCCGGCGGAGCTTG
- a CDS encoding SDR family oxidoreductase, whose translation MAHDVFRDNVTVITGASAGIGLEVARQLAGRGAALVLAARNPALLDAAAESCRALGARAIAVPTDVADKDQCRHLIAAAVTQFGRLDTLINNAGISMHARFDELSDIEAVERITSINYFGSVYCTWYALPHLKKSKGRLVAISSLTGRNGVPTRTLYAGTKHAMAGFFDSLRIELKRDGVSVSVIYPGFVATDIAKRALGPDGKLLGTRPVAKHAVMSVEECARQIIDAAAARRREIVMTRMARIGLLLKAIAPGRVDRMAERAIKRGR comes from the coding sequence ATGGCACACGACGTCTTCCGCGACAACGTAACGGTCATCACCGGTGCCTCGGCAGGCATCGGGCTCGAGGTCGCGCGACAGCTGGCTGGACGTGGCGCCGCGCTCGTTCTTGCCGCCCGGAATCCGGCGCTGCTCGACGCTGCCGCCGAAAGCTGTCGCGCACTCGGCGCGCGGGCGATTGCCGTTCCCACCGACGTCGCCGACAAAGACCAGTGCCGTCACCTCATCGCTGCTGCTGTCACGCAATTCGGTCGGTTGGACACGCTGATTAACAACGCCGGCATCAGCATGCATGCCCGCTTCGATGAGCTGAGCGACATCGAAGCTGTCGAGCGCATCACGAGCATCAACTACTTCGGAAGCGTCTACTGCACCTGGTACGCGCTTCCGCATCTTAAGAAGTCGAAGGGTCGCCTCGTAGCGATCTCGAGTCTCACCGGCAGGAACGGAGTCCCGACGCGGACGCTGTACGCCGGTACGAAGCACGCCATGGCGGGATTCTTCGACTCGCTGCGAATCGAGCTCAAGCGTGACGGAGTCAGCGTCTCGGTCATCTACCCAGGATTCGTCGCCACCGACATCGCCAAGCGGGCGCTCGGTCCCGATGGCAAGTTGCTGGGCACGCGTCCGGTGGCAAAGCACGCAGTCATGAGTGTCGAGGAATGCGCGCGACAGATCATCGACGCGGCCGCAGCACGGCGCCGCGAGATCGTCATGACGCGGATGGCGCGCATCGGGCTCCTGCTGAAGGCGATAGCGCCCGGAAGAGTCGATCGAATGGCCGAGCGCGCGATCAAGCGCGGTCGTTAG